Part of the Mytilus edulis chromosome 9, xbMytEdul2.2, whole genome shotgun sequence genome, ATTCCATCATAGTGtatcgataagtgaacacaacagggatcCATTAAACGTCTGTAAACCGAGgtatataatatacaaggttCCTGAGTCAGTAACCGTAACTATCACCGTGCTTTGTGCGCATGCGCAATAAACACCAACAACAAGGATAAAACAAGGTACACAGTTCCGtaatttcgtatatttttcttatcttcatactaaagagctccaaaagtaggcgtgcttaggtgcactgggcgggtctaaaaaccgactctcggtggttaacgtctctcgatggttaactttaagtgcctaccgtTTTAGTACGGAATGTAGAAACTTTTTTTCTTACACATGTGCCTGTGGTGTGTCACTGGTATATTATGTCATCATTGAAACACACAGAAAAGAAAAACATCCGTGGTATATATATGACATCGCTTACATATTCAGAAAAGGAGGTATTCATTTACATATATGGCATAGCAATTGTACTTTTTAGCACTACGAAACTTCGGCACTTTGAAATGGATTTTGACCGTAGTatgagcaaggatttgtatagtcttactatacaaatccttggtatgaGGCTTGCatttttggtatatgatatcgctTTGGCACTAAGATAAGTATGTGAGATCTCTAATTTTCAGACAGATTGccgacaaaaaaaaatctaatttgggaTAAATTTTGAAGATTCGACATTATTCAGAACTTGTCATATTGAACAGGCAccctgtatggccttcaacattgatTTACACCAATACCAATAAgtaaactataaaaggccccggttTAAAATTATTGAGAAACAAGAATGTCCCAAGTActcggatgccccatccgcactatcattttctatgtacagtggaccgtgaaaatgggataaaatctctaatttggcattaaaagtagaaagatcatatcataaggaacgtgtgtactaagtttcaagttgattggacttcaacttcatcaaaaactacctcgaccaaaaactttaacctgaagcgggacggacgaacgaacggacgcacagaccagaaaacataatgcccataaataggtCATACAAATTCAAAATCAACCGGCTATAATTAATGCTaacaacaaaacagaaaaacaaatatgacaaacagcaaccGACGACAACATCTGAATAACGAGCCATTAGGAAAAGAAAGGAtatgaaatgattttttattgttaGATTGTCGATATTAACCTATACTCCATAACTCCTTTTGAAAACCCTAAATTCGACCTgtatactatggattcattttttATGCGTggatatatgtatatgtatactaATGTTCGCGGATTGAAGAACTATtgtatgttcgtggatatttCATGGTTTAGgaaaagtctgcatacaatcctatcgaaaatttgtaattcgttggaCATCTAAATTCGTGGTTCATCTTTACGCACGATctccacgaataataatgaatccacagtatatcaaTTATTAAAATCCGACGGTGCGACCAAGCACTGCTGTAATCTTGACGAGAATGACAGGAAGTCTAtaagtatttcattttattttctcctatttaattttttttaaatgaagtttgTTTTCCATTTaacacgggtgtgttctagtggtATACTATCGAGACCGCACTGTGACTATACGTGCCTACATCCACGCCATTTTGTTTCTAGTGGATTGGCATCACTTCTAACCCTTTTTTAAACTGTACCCTGAAAATGCAAGATTTAATGCACATAATGATATATATTCTAATACCAGTGGAGTTCTTAAGTAATATAGgacaaatatatatgcacacatTTAAGCACTTATCGAAAAGGCATATTTCCaccaagtatatatatatatatatatatatatatattatatcatagacattaagaaaaattaaaatccagaaaaatattttataagaagaTTTAGCTGTCTTTTTCATATGACATTTTAAGATGTTTCAGTAGATAAGTCATCTAACATAAGTGACAAGAAGTATATTATGTCCAATTTGTTGTAATATGAAATAAACGGAAAAAATAAGAGAATGtgctaaaaaaaattaagaccTCACAGAACTAAAATCCAAAAACAAGACAGAAAATAAGAGATTTGCcatttttctgtatataaaggtAAAGACAGTAAAGAGGCAAATATGAATTTGTGATCGGTAACTGAAAACATTACAAATGAGGGGGAAAAGTAATCAATGTATTTGGTCAATCTGTGAAACGTTTTCCTGGAGATATAATTCTAAGATATATGGTTATAACAGAAATTGACATAGACTGATTATTGTTGTTTTGTCTCTGGTCATAATTCAATTCTACATGCAAACACAGTGGGATGTTGGACACAACGGAGTTTCGGAGCACATTTTCTGACACCAACGAGCCTCATCTTGTAGACTGGGATCTTTTGCTGTACATTGTTTGCCGTTTACTGGTCGGGGTGCCACCGTGCCTGCACATCCACCTGCTCCATCACCAACATTATTTGAGTTAGTGGCTTTGGTTGTGGCAGCTGGTTGGGCGGTTGGTGCAGGTTGTCCATTACTAACAATTTCTATGTCAGCACAGTTGACGAAACATTCCTGTTTTTCTGCACATCCCTTACAGCCTACACCAGTAACAGGATCTCTACCCCAATTATTTCCTGAAAAGATAGCAAACCAATTCAAAATCCCAAATTAAAATAACACTCGTTATTCAGTTTAACAGCACTCGAACCTTCTTacgtttttaattcaaattatacATGTACGATAGCTTTCAGTGTCAAAGTTAAACTTGTCTATTTCATAAAAAAGATCTTAGGTTAAAAGACTAAAAAAGAACTTGGCAAAAAAACTGTGCCACCTCTACCTCATTTCGTGATTGCAAATAGCTAAAGATATCATTGGGTACAGCAATATAAGTTTTGGTTCCCGTCCTTGTATCAAATATATGCCAATGGACGGTAagcataaatttaaaaaaaaaaatgtgaatacaAATGGGGAACGAAAGCAATAGTGTATTAACTGTTATTTTGACTGATATGTGTGATAGCAATAATCTATTTTTACCGATAACACATGTTATCAAGGATATTAACTGTAATTTTGACTGATATGTGTGATATCAATGATCTATTTCTACTGATAACATATGTCAAGGATATTACCTGTAATTTTGACTGATATATGTGAAATCAATGACCTATTTTTACCGATAACACATGTTATCAAGGATATTAACTGTAATTTTGACTGATATGTGTGATATCAATGATCTATTTCTACTGATAACATATGTCAAGGATATTACCTGTAATTTTGACTGATATGTGTGAAATCAATGATCTATTTTTACTGATAACATATGTCATCAAGGATATTAACTGTTATTTTGACTGATATGTGTGATATCAATGATCTATTTTTACTGATGACATATGTCATCGAGGATACTAACTGTTATTTTGACAGACGTGTGTGATATTCATGATCTATTTTTTACCGATCACCTATGTCATCGAAGACAGATGTGTGTTATATCCATGATCACTTTGTTACTGATCATACGTGTCATcgcatctttgctagccaagggttacgacccacttccctcctctccacaggagggaagtggatcgtaacccttggctagcgaaaaTGGTGTCATCGAGGATAACTGTTATTTGTAAATACCTCCTTTCCAGTACCATCTTAGTACACATTGTGTACAGTGCACATTGGCTGGTAGATGTAGTTTGAGAGTTTTTAGGGTGACGTGACCAGGGAGGTCCCATTCTAATCCAGTGAACCCATTGTCTGGGTCTGTGATGGTAAGAGGATGTTTTGACAGACATTCTTCTGTTATTTTCTTGGTGAAGTCGTTGTTTACACACAGACTGAAATTAAAGAATCCAAGATGGTTTGCAGTGATTTTGACTGTGACATCGATAGTCTGACCTTGATTGTAAGTTGCCGTGACAGCACCAGTAGCAAATTTACCACCAGCCATGTTATTTTGAACTCCACCATAAGCATCGCCACAGACACCACATACACCTCCACTGCGATCCCATTGGTGCtaaataaacaaaagtttatGGTCATCATTTATTtcgaagataaatatataaatcatcACTTTTTGATTAGATTAAGTTAACAAGAAcatgatttatcttttatcaagTGTAACCAACACTTCGTATACATATCTCGGAAAATGCAGGATATCAGGTAGAGGGGAATATACCTATTATtgttcagataagggtgaaggtttggtaccattaacacGTTTAAAACCCGCTGCAATTATTTGCACCGGTCctatgtcaggaatctgatgttcagtagttgtcgtttattgatgtagttcataagtgtttctctttactagtttttgttatatagataagaccgttggttttcccgtttgtatggttttacaatcgtaaattttggggccctttatagcttgctgttcggtgtgagctaaggctccgtgtaaaagaccatactttgaactataatggtttacttttataaattgtgacttggttgaagagttgtctcattggcactcatacacatcttcttatatctatctatgtTCAAAACCAGAACTTCCTGTTTTGGACAAACTTTCCATGAATAATACTTTCCTTAAAAGTATTAAGGACGATGACTATGAGGGTTTATAGGTTTATAGGCAATGCTTACGGCTAACAAAATACTTTACCATCTGCTGATGGAATTGATCAACCAGTAAACAAAATACACATACACGTACTTGAAAACTGCACACAAAGATAGTAAATGTAAGTGGTATTTGTCATTTACGCATGATTATGTATTAAGATCTATTAAGGAAGTTCGTTAATCAGTTTCAAAATTACAAGCTTTTAATAACACTAGAAAATGTTGACAGGGATAATAAAGGAACCAAATAGGCAAAAAAAATTATACAGGTCAATGTTCTTGTTTTCgatatattagccattgaaaatttggcgggaaaatgttttcttttgatttttcatagctttattattgacaagttaaagttctcaaaaactatttaaacaaaaacaaagattcaATAAAttttttacagatggcttataattatacatataaaagatgtataaaatgagaaatgggggtcaatggcaaaatttttaaggcattcaaatggttccgaaaatctgacaa contains:
- the LOC139487813 gene encoding uncharacterized protein; this translates as MKAVFFLLVVKVVSIHGHAFLMDPPYRAYAAGYSTPQGMNCGGISHQWDRSGGVCGVCGDAYGGVQNNMAGGKFATGAVTATYNQGQTIDVTVKITANHLGFFNFSLCVNNDFTKKITEECLSKHPLTITDPDNGFTGLEWDLPGHVTLKTLKLHLPANVHCTQCVLRWYWKGGNNWGRDPVTGVGCKGCAEKQECFVNCADIEIVSNGQPAPTAQPAATTKATNSNNVGDGAGGCAGTVAPRPVNGKQCTAKDPSLQDEARWCQKMCSETPLCPTSHCVCM